AGATGTACTGTTTaaactaaataaaataaaattagagCATTATTAAATATAATGTGAAACATTGCACACACATAAAAGTAGAGAGAGAACAAAATGACTGACATTCCAAGAATGgtaataattttaatgatacTCAAAACCTTGCCttattgtttgtatttgatCTTTATATCTTTTTGATCTTTTATTATGCAGTCAGAAGGCACATTCATCTGTTTTGAACTTTCATCTGGAGGccaagaagaaagaaatccagCAGCtaacagaaaaatatgaaattgaaaagtaagaaagtgaAATCGAATCCAGATTTATCAAAGCAGCTGCATTCAGAGTAAATGAAGACGATGGGCATGTTTGCCCTCATCGACCCTAAATACAATGGGGTGAACATCTTTTGACACAagcattattaaaaaaaaatccttttccTACATAAAGCAGAATAATGAGAAATGCATTTGCAGCATATTTGCTTGTTACACTGAATAAAAGAAGCCCTTGAAATGAGAGAAATTATAGCCCAAAATCAGATATCACCCcattttggaataaaaatatagcccatcaaaatacaaatttatttcCTACCCTCCTAACCTTGGATCAAGGCTATAACACTATTTCAAATGGCATCATCATTCAATTTCGAGTCGGTTTGGTTGTTGTGACTGTAGTTTGAGCAGAAGTTGTAAAGTAGCATTAGTTTTCATAATGTTACATGTCCATGTAACACTACCTATCCAATATCAATCTGTGTATTGATTTGCCAATGACATTGGTATTGGTAAGTTCTAGATAACATTAGTTTACAACTGATGTTACTAATCAATACCACAAAATTAGTTTGATGTTATTCAAGTTATGATTACTGAATGTTCTTATTtccaatacatgtagttttcaaatattaacaaaaatcagCAAGGGTGGATTTCACTGAGCATCTTGTGAGTGATATTCTCTTAGATATTGTGCagtcagccaatcagatgcaatgatTTCATTGGCTTTTAACTGATGTTAATGAATCTGACCAACAAGATGTCTCAAACTGACATCAGTGCCATAAATAGATGTCACAGAATGCTTTACAAAGAGAGATCCAGTGCTGTGTCTTTCATACAGGAAATGCATGCAAGTGTTATTTCATCACTAACTTGTTTGAGGGTCACATTCCTCAATAGACAAAACAATCGGAAATGCAGGACAGCTACACCTTTATACAGGATTTAAAGGTGCTGTGCACCTTCAATAGCAGCTTTCCTGTCTTCCCAATTCTCAGTGATGAAAAGACGCTTGCATGACTCCTGCATGAAAAACAGGGGACTGTCATTCAGTAGGTTGCCGAAATGTATCATTTATTGTACCATTACTTCCTCAAAGCGCTGACCTACAGAGCAAATTGGACCATTACGACACTGTATGGAAATCATATGAAGAGGTCTACATGCAGCAAGAGAATGCCAAGGAACTCATGAAGTGGCAGTTGGAAGTCCTGCAGTGCAAGGAAGCTGTCAAAGAGGGCAGGCTTCAGATTTCAAATCTTCAGCAGGGAGAAGATGAACTGCAGGAAGAGATCCTTGCCAGTAAGATCTAGTCATTCTCTATTCATAAATTAAACAATTCATAAATGATTGTTCTGTGTAAAAATACATTGAAAGTGAAAATGATGTTTaggaaatacaaaaaatgtacATGGACTTACTTTGGAAAGCAAGCTAATGATTATCACATTGAATCAGTGCTTTGCATGTTattcttttacttttaaaagTACTCAAGTCATGAAGTATAACTCTTCTTTGTAGGAGGATGATAAAAAACTAAAGGCAGAAAAATGTTCTTGGTTAGAATTCATCAAAGTAATATGACATAAATATGGCATATGTCAAGATCTACTGCTGATGAATATAGGTGCAGTTGTcattgcaatttaaaaaaatgcaacctTTCCAAATGGAATGTGCTATTAACAATATTAAAGTCAGTTAAAATAACTCATTCAAATACATCATTTCAATCTTTTGGAAACTAGctctttgtttaaaattttgaattattttttatgataaaatgttTCCACATCTACTGATGATAGTGTACAACTggaaaaagttgaaattttgCTAAATGAttactgaaaatatttaatgcCTGTTCcatatttgcaaaaaaaagatttttctctgaataaattttcaaagcatttcatggaatgaaataaataagaaattagTGTAGTTTCACATCTAAATTAGATCGATATAAGTAACATTTTGACTACCGAGAGATGTAATATTGccataaactttgaaaagtcaataaaataagcaaaattttgtttgagattttaatataattattgtCTCCCAAAGAAATTCCACTGCATTTCATCTGATAAAAATTCAATGATTATTACTGTAGTTCTACATCTACTTTAGATTGTTATTATCCGTGTACTATTACTGGCAGATGAAATATTGCTATGAACTCTGCAATCGCATCAGTCAAAAATGTTTGCCTCACATTATTATTTTCCCTTATAGATTTTTCCACTACGTTTCATCAGATGaaacataatacataataaCTGTAGTCTTACATCTTCCTTAGATCACTGTTATTAATGTTTCAAATAGGTCTACTGACacacaaaatattgttataaGCTCTGAAAAGTCAATAGTTGTATTTTTGCTTAAGATGTGGAAAATATTATTTCAGAATGAATTCTAAGTGCTTGTCATTTTATAGAATAAAATTTGCAGTAGTTCTACATCTACTTTAGATAAATGTGAACAATGCATTATAGTGTTATACTTAtggcaaaaaaatcaaaacagaaaagaaacaaaGGGTAGATTTTACTGAGCATCTTGTCAGTGATGTTGAAAATCcataaatgaaaatccataatttattcttcgaaatagacatgaaatgaaataatccgaaaatttgctttgcccaattgatcgtgggcccggcagccaccgtgcagtgccagatcgacgaagctctatccctttaattgttgaacaccaaacagggtagcagcaactcccatcttttaacgtcttttggtctgacgcagccggggtttgaacccccgacctcccggttgtgagacggacgctctaccaactgagccaacacaccggtcaaGATGtgctttcaaccaatcaaatgcaaaaATTTGATTGGCTCACAACATTTGTCAATGAAAACCCCTAACAAGATGCTTCAGGGAAGCTGAATGCTTCATATTCCTGTAgccattgattaaaaaaataaagggtaGTTACAAAGTACAATATTTTGCCCACCATTTTTTCTTTGCCATGCATTTTGCAAATATCATGTAATATTCCTGATATGGGGCTTCTTTTAATTcttacatttttcaaatatacaggtaattttctaatcaaaattcaaatcaagtttagacctttgacatttgaaattcattttaagATGTACTAGGTTTTAAATCTATATGGGTTCAAAATTATTCgtaatattttcatatcttctctgattttattttcattagaataatgtttcttttttttttcagatgagtCACCATTCCAAAGCATTACAGATTTTGTCATCAAGTTGTATCCTTTGGAAACCATATCcattatgaaatatcaaaaaaCTCTTCAAGTATATTGATATCCAATTCCTTGTCCTGTTTGAACTTTTTGCTAATGAAAAGCTAAAATTTTTGGCACAACAATGAATGTACAAGGGGTAGGGGGTATATTTTATTGGAGGAGAGATTTTATTCATCTGCCTATTCTAAAGAAGCTATTGGTCTTTAAAGCCAGTAGTAATTCATGGGGGAATTATTGCAGCTTGCCTTGGCCCTTTAataaagtaatgataaaaaggATCTTTTAGAGGCAAAAAAcgttttttaaatacattttttagtATACATAAATCATTGCTTGGCTTCTAaaccttgtacatgtatatcacacacacaaaaaacagcTCAATTTTTAGAGTTagagaaaataataacaatctcACTTTGCCCTGAAAGAGTTCCCAATGACAATTAGGAGAccgttttcagaaaatatgaGGTTGCCACCATTACCATATTTCTTAAGTAATGTCTTTTCTGAGCTTCcctcaaaataagaaaaaaagttttgagaTACAAGATTTTATCAGGCCAGTGATAATATTTGATGTCTATGAATCAAAAGCAAACTGATTGTAGATGAGCTTATAGAGGTGAGGATATGTGAGTTGTGCTGTTTAAGCAATTACATTCAGTATAGTTCATCATTTATATTACGTACCTTAACccaatcaaatttgtaaaactACCTCTAAGTGCTGAAATAAAGGTTTCAACCCAAGTGAAGCAATTTGAAACAGAGCAACTTCTCAATTCAATCTCAGCTGCTGAGAAGGATATCCAAACTTTACAGGAAACACAAGCAGAAATCGTTAAGGTGAGATACCTTGACAAAAGTCCAGACATTTAGCAGGATATTTTTTTGTTGCGGGAATTCTGTGTAGTGTTTTTCCttgttaaatttgtatttctctGTACAGGTGGATGAATGGAGtgtttcaaaataataaaatcctGGATGGGTTGAAGCCATAGAAAAGTCTTATAAGGTAACATAAGCAGCAAAGCATCCAGAATTATGACTGTTGAGCTCCAGCAAATGTGCTgtttaaaattatttaaaaaatttttaCAGTTGATTAACAACTCCTTATAACTACTTGATGCAATGTAATATAATTTCTGGGAGAGATTCTCATAATAGAAAAAAGTAGGTTctccattttaatatttttacctttAAGCATGGACCCTGCATACTCTTCTATTTGGATTTAAATGAAACTTGCCTGTACTTTGTATCTATGATATCTTTCATAACGTTAAGTTACAAATTAATCTATGATGAAATggttatgaaaaatgaaacaaaccttatatgattttaattgcatCAGCTGAAGTTGTATATGTACCAATTCTGTACCCGAAATTGCTAAAGcaataaacaaattttatttttctttgaatgagtttttttttctccctgaTCTTGTGAAATATCaacaaataacatttttaaCACATTTGGCATTCAAAACTGGTTAGTCTTAGAAGTtgcaaataatgtaaatataaaaaaaaaaatgaaaaaaaaattgcagatgCAATTTGCAGAGTACTTGAAGAGTTCTTGAATTAAAATGATTCACCTCCATTGAAATATCAACAAAGTGTTTGTTGCGTATGTGGCATTCCATACTCCAGTATTTTACTTTatgaacagatttatgaaataaCCACGGCCTGTATATGCAATCTCTTGTTATTAGAACATTGAGGAAAAGAGGAAGGAGGAAGAACTGGAGAAACAgagaattgagaaaaaaaaggagcaGAAAGAGAAAGCTTTACAGGAGGAATATGCTAGGTAGGTTTGATTTGTTGAAATGCAATAATTATTGCCAAAATCAGATATTCAAGACTGAAAAacattcatatatttatatactatTACAAACAATTACAGAccaagggagagagagggagagggatcGGAGAGAGAAACAGAACTATAGATAGGGCTTATATGATTATGCACAATACATGAAGGTTGACAGTTGTAGTGTGGACTTggaaaagaattgaaaattgttaacctcaaaaaaaaaagttcacctCAATGGTAAATGAATATATCCAGTGTGCTTCACTCCTCCCAGGTGAGGGAAATGTGTACGGACCGGGTgttattcctcaaaaagctatgagcaccggaatcggtagCCAATCTTAATAAGCTTAGGTAGTATGGGAATGCCTTCAGTAAATTTTACAAGTTGGATAtgtgcactatacaaatccctatattgttattgttattattacatgtatatgatttacAGGAAGGAGAAAGAGGACCAAATAAACTCGGCCAACAGCCGAGCCGGTGTTTACAAGTTTGGCCAATTCTTACACCATGCACCAACATCCAACCAGCCCCCTGCTTCCCGACTGCCTTCAACCACCAAGAGAAATGCCCTTCCCAAGCCACACCCACCCACTCCACGCACTCCTCTCTTGATCCCCGCTACCAGCAACTACAGTAGACCACCCTCGAGGTCCTTCACTGCCCAGAGCTCTGGGGCGACATCAGTTGGAGGACAGGCGGGTCATACTCCGACTTCTGAATCTTTGCCATCCTCCGATaagtttttcatcaatgtaccGCCTCGAAGCCCAGTCATCGGTGAGAGGGGTAGCAGGAGACCAGCTCCGATGTCGTACTTGGGTAACAGAGGGGGAAGGCCGCAGCAACAATCTTGTAAAGCAGCACAGGTAAGCATGTAATGAAGATCATTTTTGTAATGATACTGTTTAATCAAAATATCCTTTATGGGTATTACATAAAGcaataaatttataaaaattgcATATGGCtttgcataaaaaaaatggaatataagCTGCGGATAAGATgtccaatttatttttgtttgcatgtctgaaatgtttgtatttCCCATAAACTGATTCAAAATTTGTGGGATGAAAAACACTTGACCTAAAAATGCCTTACCTTTTCATAGTAGATTTTGACCATGTTTGCATGTTTGGTTTTTGTGAAACCCACCCCAGGTCATGAGTTCTCCTAGTGTTGCACTGGCAGATactatgtacaatatgaatattcaaactCCCACCCGACCTTCTACCCATGCCAAGCCTCAGGGGCAGGTTGCTCCTGTCGCGCCCCACCAGTCTGCCACCCTGGAGACGAGAAGGGGAGGTAGCTCTGAACCGGCCATGGGACCAGGAGGGGATGCACAGGTAAGGCACCAGAATAGTTATTCCAGTTGatcaatgttttctttttgaaaattcagtgtacttttaattcaataacaacatatgaaaattaacttatatATGTGATGCAAGGGCTCTGTGTCTTATTCTTATATGCAAAAATGATCTTAAGAGACAGTTTTAAAATGCATCTGTATCATTTCTTTCTGTTATGAGACCATCCTTCTAAAATGAGTTGCTTTCTAAACACTATACACCTGTAACTGCAAGAGGGTGTTGCAAGGACTATGCAATTGATTGCCAGTCATTCCTGCATCAATCACAAGATGAGATCTGCATGGTCGTCTTTTTTTCAACAGAAaacatttatttgtgttttaGTGACATTAAATCAATCTATCAGTTGCAAAAATCTTCACTCCAGGGGGATCCTACTTCCATTCTTGGTTCCAATGGGGGCACAATTATAGGCTGTACTTTACATCACAGGGTATTACTTTTGGCCCCCCCCCTTGGACCCCTCATCAATCCTTGTCAACACACATATCTTTTCTGTTTTCCAATGCAAGCAGCCAAACCCCATTTCATCCGAAGACCAGTTACCATGCCAAGGAGATATCGAGATGAGTGGCTCCTCTCTTGAGATGATGGAAGCGAATCCCCAGGAAGACATGCAGAATGTACAAGGTGATTGGCTCATTTCAATTTTAGCATCGgatgttggtgttagtgtttggctgattttttttttcaaatcacatAAAAAACATCTTCTGACCACAAAGGCCCAACTTCAccaaggtggttttgaaaacccacggttgagtcaatggtttatgcagatttcctgtataaattacgcttaattcaGTGCGTATCGGTCACAGTGCGCCAAtttgatgcctgttaccatggtaagatatgcaattttattcatgaatccactgtttgaagaatggactcatgaataaaaacagtggactcattaataaaatTGTGTATCTTAAGACCCCTGAAATACCTGTACTGGCTGCTCAGAAACGCTGTTAGCGCTAACAGAGGTCAACCGTTACAAACTAATGCATTGATGCTCACAATGTGTTATTTACCTCTTGGCACAACGTTTGACATcatgattaataaaaaaatactgttaGCGCTAACAACGTTTCTTTTTGACCAGTTCTAGTGATCCCTTTGACCCAGGAAGTTTACTGAATTTAGGAATTCAACAGTCGTCCTGTGTTAGCAATAGAGACAATAATAGGAATCCTATAATTTTCTTTGACCTGCCCTCCCAGAATATATCCCTTGACCCCAAAGAGTATACAAGACATAGATAGATCAGAGTGTTCCAAGACCCCAAACACACCTGGCGAAACCTTTGACCTGGATAGCTTG
This window of the Lytechinus variegatus isolate NC3 chromosome 14, Lvar_3.0, whole genome shotgun sequence genome carries:
- the LOC121428148 gene encoding golgin subfamily A member 6-like protein 7, translated to MASFYKSQGQSLISGVDTVELERALHNLEFEKKQQIQEFEKEKQQIAILEKSTNEKQDGIKRMEEDVSRIDEEIKSSHRQFRQNKELLKESQKAHSSVLNFHLEAKKKEIQQLTEKYEIENADLQSKLDHYDTVWKSYEEVYMQQENAKELMKWQLEVLQCKEAVKEGRLQISNLQQGEDELQEEILANESPFQSITDFVIKFAEIKVSTQVKQFETEQLLNSISAAEKDIQTLQETQAEIVKNIEEKRKEEELEKQRIEKKKEQKEKALQEEYAR
- the LOC121427835 gene encoding flocculation protein FLO11-like, which codes for MIYRKEKEDQINSANSRAGVYKFGQFLHHAPTSNQPPASRLPSTTKRNALPKPHPPTPRTPLLIPATSNYSRPPSRSFTAQSSGATSVGGQAGHTPTSESLPSSDKFFINVPPRSPVIGERGSRRPAPMSYLGNRGGRPQQQSCKAAQVMSSPSVALADTMYNMNIQTPTRPSTHAKPQGQVAPVAPHQSATLETRRGGSSEPAMGPGGDAQPNPISSEDQLPCQGDIEMSGSSLEMMEANPQEDMQNVQEYPLTPKCSQDRDRTEGPKTPKTPGDTFDLGSFKDFGKSKSPGFSYSCRAMFGDSADQNQAEQTSNNNFQENPFFSSFFGASSKFTDQQPSQSPGDMFGGGGNTPATSNTNQDAGAMSMFGDSPSSTQPNQTRQEPESMGFSFNFGSSSPSQTPAGGDSESGGGRSGGFCLF